A segment of the Aerosakkonema funiforme FACHB-1375 genome:
AATATATGATTTTGCACCGACTTACTCATGCCTATACCGTTATCTATAATGCGAATAATGATAGTTTTTTCTTCAGTTAATTCCGTCCGAATTATAATAGTCGGTTGGCAATTTTCCTTTGATGTATCCAATGCGTCAATGGCATTGTTGATGATATTCATAAATACTTGATTCAGAGCCGAAGCATAACAACTAACTAAAGGTAATAATCCATATTTTTTGCTGACTGTAATTTCGGGACGTTTATTATTACTTTGAAATCGATGCTGCAAAATTAACAACGTACTTTCCAGACCAGAGTGAATGTCTACTTCTTTTATTTCTGATTCATCCAAACGGGAAAAATTTCGCAGTGACAGCACTATTTGACGAATTCTTTCTACTCCAAAATTCATAGAAGATAGGATATTTGGTAAATCTTCCAATAAAAAGCTCAAGTCGATATCGGCTTTTTTTTGAGCAATTTCTGGAAATGGATCGGGATAAAGCTGCTGATATAAATCATTCAATTCAATTAAGGATTTAACATATTCTTTGGCGGGTTGTAAGTTGCCATAGATAAAATTAATTGGATTGTTAATTTCATGAGCAATTCCAGCCACTAACTGTCCTAAACTAGACATTTTCTCAGCTTGAATGAGTTGGGCTTGCGTTGAGTAAAGTTGAGCGAGTGTTGATTCTAACTGAGTAGCTTTTGCTGTTAATTCCTGGGTGCGTTCTGCTACTTTTTGTTCGAGAGTGTGAGAATAATCCTCTAATCGATCGTAAAGTTTGGCATTCTCTAGAGAAATTGCAGCTTGAGTGCAGAGTAAGTTGAGTAGTTCGATGCGATCGCTTGTAAATGCTCCCACTGTCAAATTATTTTCTAAGTACAAAATGGCAATCAATTTGCCTTGGTTGAGAATTGGCGCGCAGAAAATAGTCTTGGGTGTATGGTGCAGAATATAAGGATCGGCAAGCAAAGTTGGCTCGACTGCGGCATTTTCCACAACAGCCGCAACCAGAGTATTTTTAACTCGATTAATTAAGCTAACAGAGACTATTTCCTCACAGGGCAGAGATTGTAAAATTATCGCAGGTTGTTGCAGTTGGGATAATGCCTCAATTACCCAACAGTCACCTTTTGGTATGAGTAAAGCACATTTATTGGCTCCAGCGCTTTCCAGGATTACTTTCAGTAAAGTTGAGAGTAATTTCTCTAACTCAATTTCGCGGGAAAGCGATTGAAAAGCTTTGAGAATAGTTGCCAAATCGAGAGCTTCGGAAACGCTAGGATGACTGCGGTTAGAACCTTGAACTGTGTGATAAGAGCTAGAAATGATTGTTTCTATTGGTTTGAAATTCGGTTGTTGTTTGTGCAGAATTGCTAGAAGTAATTGGGGATAGCGGCTTTCTAAATCGATAACTTTGGCTTTGGCACCCCACCGCGCATAACAGTAATAAGCCTCCATCATGTAGGTTTGAGCAATTTTTGTTTTGCCCCAATCAAGATAAAATTTGGCAGCAAGTTCGTTAGCTAAGGCTTCTTCGTTGAGGAATTGGTTAGTTTTGGCAATGGTAATAGCTTGTTCGTAATGCTCCATTGCCGCTAATTTATCACCCGCAACTCGCAATTTTTCTGCTTCTACTAAATGCCATTTGTGTAAATAATTTATGGGAGCATCTTGCGCCCACTGGTAAAGAGTTTGTTGATGGCTTTCGACTTTAGCAAGAATTTCGGTTGTTTCTGCTGGGCTGGAAACAAGTGCTAGATTAGTGAGGGCGGTATAGAAATGGAATATAGGAACAAAAGGCATTCCTGATACTGCCATTAAATAGGACTGGACTTGGGTGATATAGTCAAGGGCAGCGTGATAATTTCCAAAAAAGTAGGCAAGCGATAGTTTATAGCTATAAACAAACGCAAGTGCAGTCAGATCCCGATCCTGCTTGTGCTTTGGTAACATCACTGTTTCATCGTAGAAAATACCCATTAAGCAGTCTGGTTGGCTCACTGTTTCTTGAAATTGCTCTACTGTTTGCTGTACCATCTGCAAATAAGTTAGTGCTGAATCTTGTTTCACCTGAACGAGAGCAGCATTGTAAGCAGGTAATTCCGCCGCCAAGCTATGCAATTCTACACCAGCGAATAACCCCGTTAAGGCATACCCTTCTATGCTGTAGCCAGCGTAGAGAAAATCACCGTTTTCCATTCCCGCCATGTAGCTTTCTTTCATGGTTAGCTGGGCGACTAAAAGTGATTGTCGGTGATGTTGTATAAAACCTCCAAACAGGTTGAGAGTGACACATTTCATCCTCCGATCGTTCAACTTTTCCAGCAAGGAGAGGGATAATTTACCAAACTCATAACCGATTTCAACTTCGCCAAAAAAGGCACACATCACCATCCCATGAATTGCATAGCCAGGGATTGAGGCGGAAGTATTGCCAAACTCCAGCGATAAGCGTACCATCGTCGCGCCGAGAATGGGCATTAAACCAGGTTGTCCCAGTAACACTGGTGGGAACAACATACTTAATATCTGGATTGCAGCTTGAGCTTGAGGTTCGCTCATCAGGGGTAAGTCAATCAGTGTGGCAATTTCTCGTTCTTGGAGTTGCTGTTTCACTGCTGCTAAAGCTTTGCCAATCTGAGTTTCGTCTACTTGGCTGGGTAATTCTACTCCCAATTGGGCTAGAGCTTCTCTGCCGACTGCGATCGCTGCTAATATTTGGCTACCAGCTGTTAGTGCGGCAATTTGAATTTCGTAGATTTTAACTTTGTCAAGAACAGTCTGTGCCTGCTGCAATACCAATGCCGCAAGTTGTTCCATACCGTCAAAATCACCATTCAAATAACTGGCTTCCGTTGCAGCTATATACAAATTCAAAGTTAATTCATACTGACTTTGCCAACAATTAATCTCTAGTAAATCCATGCCAGTATGAAAATACTCTCTAGCGGCAGTATAAGCAGTGGAATGTCGGGCTTTATTCCCAGCTTTCAAGTTGAGTTTTGCTAAAACTGCTCGTTCCTGTGGTTGATTAATTAATGCTTGTCCTTGATTCAAATGTCCCACAATATCAAACAGTTTTTCTTCTCGTTCTCCGGCAGAAGAATTTTGCAGAAGTAACTGCCCAATTTTGAGATGTGTGACTTGCTTTTCGTCGTCAGGAATCAGGGAATAAGAGGCTTGTTGAACTCGATCGTGTAAAAAGCGA
Coding sequences within it:
- a CDS encoding trifunctional serine/threonine-protein kinase/ATP-binding protein/sensor histidine kinase, encoding MNLTGYQLKTELYNGSRTVVYRGKREVDSLPVAIKLLKNPYPTFSELVQFRNQYTIAKNLNSPLIIQTYSLENYQNGYALVMEDFSGIALSEYFPPQQKLPAKSLPDFLRIAIALCDAIDVLYRERIIHKDIKPRNILINPQTKEVKLIDFSIASLLPRETQTLLNPNQLEGTLAYISPEQTGRMNRGIDYRTDFYSLGVTFYELLTGELPFQSNEPMELVHCHIAKPPKLVNQINPDIPAVLSEIVSKLMAKNAEDRYQSALGLKWDLEQCWQQLRTKGQIEAFLIAQRDLCDRFIIPDKLYGRDPEVQTLLDAFDRVSQGATEMMLVAGFSGIGKTAVVNEVHKPIVRQRGYFIKGKYDQFQRNIPFSALVQSFRDLMCQLLSESDSQINSWKIKILEVVGDNGQVLIDVIPELQYIIGNQPPATELSGTAAENRFNLLLQKFVQVFTHPEHPLVIFLDDLQWADSASLKLLQLLMQDTKYLLLLGAYRNNEVSPTHPFILTVDELEKAGAVVNKIILQALSEINLNQLVTDTLNCESSLAQPLTTLIYQKTQGNPFFATQFLKALNNEHLIAFDFASRHWQCDIAQIKALAITDDVVKFMSIQLQKLPQPTQNILKLAACVGAQFDLQTLAIISEQTPETTAANLWKALQEGLIIPNTEIYKFFVQSEDISGSYAAANPVYRFLHDRVQQASYSLIPDDEKQVTHLKIGQLLLQNSSAGEREEKLFDIVGHLNQGQALINQPQERAVLAKLNLKAGNKARHSTAYTAAREYFHTGMDLLEINCWQSQYELTLNLYIAATEASYLNGDFDGMEQLAALVLQQAQTVLDKVKIYEIQIAALTAGSQILAAIAVGREALAQLGVELPSQVDETQIGKALAAVKQQLQEREIATLIDLPLMSEPQAQAAIQILSMLFPPVLLGQPGLMPILGATMVRLSLEFGNTSASIPGYAIHGMVMCAFFGEVEIGYEFGKLSLSLLEKLNDRRMKCVTLNLFGGFIQHHRQSLLVAQLTMKESYMAGMENGDFLYAGYSIEGYALTGLFAGVELHSLAAELPAYNAALVQVKQDSALTYLQMVQQTVEQFQETVSQPDCLMGIFYDETVMLPKHKQDRDLTALAFVYSYKLSLAYFFGNYHAALDYITQVQSYLMAVSGMPFVPIFHFYTALTNLALVSSPAETTEILAKVESHQQTLYQWAQDAPINYLHKWHLVEAEKLRVAGDKLAAMEHYEQAITIAKTNQFLNEEALANELAAKFYLDWGKTKIAQTYMMEAYYCYARWGAKAKVIDLESRYPQLLLAILHKQQPNFKPIETIISSSYHTVQGSNRSHPSVSEALDLATILKAFQSLSREIELEKLLSTLLKVILESAGANKCALLIPKGDCWVIEALSQLQQPAIILQSLPCEEIVSVSLINRVKNTLVAAVVENAAVEPTLLADPYILHHTPKTIFCAPILNQGKLIAILYLENNLTVGAFTSDRIELLNLLCTQAAISLENAKLYDRLEDYSHTLEQKVAERTQELTAKATQLESTLAQLYSTQAQLIQAEKMSSLGQLVAGIAHEINNPINFIYGNLQPAKEYVKSLIELNDLYQQLYPDPFPEIAQKKADIDLSFLLEDLPNILSSMNFGVERIRQIVLSLRNFSRLDESEIKEVDIHSGLESTLLILQHRFQSNNKRPEITVSKKYGLLPLVSCYASALNQVFMNIINNAIDALDTSKENCQPTIIIRTELTEEKTIIIRIIDNGIGMSKSVQNHIFNPFFTTKPVGSGTGLGLSTSYSIVVEKHRGKLSCISTPGEGTEFIIEIPV